Proteins encoded within one genomic window of Aspergillus nidulans FGSC A4 chromosome VII:
- a CDS encoding uncharacterized protein (transcript_id=CADANIAT00008596), translating to MSPINSLWFKWKSLRLPWRRSFLVGHDLAGNTYWEFRDRLNAGRYRRILKPPPRTHYGDVEVSQPPSIQEQQEDLLRQQRIQLLADMQKKKWEAEQARLDAPTTQQPRPATQTSNPTMKAASNAPAPGSESKPQTNDPAQIKASAQGDPFFRPKDAPGEKWQPETWTPKPANR from the exons ATGAGTCCGATTAATAGTCTGTGGTTCAAGTGGAAGAGCCTCCGATTACCCTGGCGAAGATCCTTCCTCGTCG GGCATGATCTCGCGGGAAATACATACTGGGAATTCAGGGACAGACTGAATGCAGGCCGTTACCGACGGATACTCAAGCCTCCTCCTAGAACCCATTATGGCGACGTCGAAGTGAGCC AACCACCGTCGATCCAAGAACAGCAGGAAGATCTCCTGAGGCAGCAAAGAATCCAGTTACTAGCTGatatgcagaagaagaaatgggagGCAGAACAAGCACGATTGGACGCGCCAACAACACAACAGCCACGGCCTGCAACACAGACGAGCAATCCGACAATGAAAGCGGCCTCGAATGCACCTGCACCAGGATCGGAGTCTAAGCCCCAAACGAATGACCCAGCTCAAATCAAGGCCTCGGCCCAAGGAGACCCTTTTTTCCGGCCCAAGGACGCACCAGGCGAGAAATGGCAGCCCGAGACATGGACTCCAAAGCCGGCCAATAGGTGA
- the wetA gene encoding developmental regulatory protein WetA (transcript_id=CADANIAT00008597) produces MFAHPFDHSFNDLFNQYVNMDTSSTDANKDVSFPSEFDQLFPLDSFSTDCGDQSPVISTVQHNSQPAQDWGKDLWSLSQNTGCSTNQDSFSFQDSTQPSTALDLSIGLEADATGHSQASVPRSTPSTPPATPGPKVKGGLFTPKTIRHHRESNDRRGLLRKQSFSPGLMRSSQLQKGSCRMAYPEAWAQRLQNFTIRSSDECLPLSPPPSDILVQQENVKHTPVQMRNAAEGFQGSTELPQQIDSGYITQSPAIPMPSPSANALAGQQQRYLSQTGTSALTPSPPSARDVFSSPHSSDPQSMPSWHSESLNTPAFQYTPELSDHQTWWSPMPSEVAQRHASYQQMIASPAPQRPVQAAANHGDFLQGGLMIQLDPTQFDISSSFPSSTIPTTANNHDNLAYNVEAHAPQKYVDASSFNTQAVPHPSRSPSISPKADTSPRHGSANRDGMAMKNAPRRPHGRKLSGQSTSTPKPVKTPNSLSTSPRGGKSVTVSFVNFTANDRQKILTGVAPSGSSKTKARREQEARDRRRKLSEAALQAVRKAGGDVEALEAVLC; encoded by the coding sequence ATGTTCGCCCACCCATTCGATCATTCATTCAATGATCTGTTTAATCAGTACGTCAATATGGACACATCGAGTACCGACGCCAACAAGGATGTGTCCTTTCCTAGCGAGTTCGACCAGTTATTCCCACTTGACTCGTTCTCAACCGACTGTGGCGACCAGTCTCCGGTTATTTCCACTGTACAGCATAACAGTCAGCCGGCGCAGGACTGGGGCAAGGACCTTTGGTCTCTGTCGCAGAACACCGGCTGCTCTACGAATCAAGACAGTTTTTCTTTTCAAGATAGTACCCAACCTTCGACTGCTTTGGACTTGAGCATTGGCCTCGAAGCCGATGCAACTGGACATTCCCAGGCCTCTGTACCCCGCTCAACgccttcaactcctccagcaacTCCTGGCCCCAAGGTCAAAGGAGGTTTATTCACCCCGAAGACGATCCGCCATCACCGAGAATCTAATGATCGCCGCGGCCTACTGCGCAAACAGAGCTTCTCCCCTGGCTTGATGCGCTCCTCCCAGCTCCAGAAAGGCAGCTGTAGGATGGCCTACCCGGAGGCTTGGGCTCAACGACTGCAGAATTTTACCATCCGTAGCTCCGACGAGTGCCTTCCATTGTCGCCACCCCCATCTGATATCCTTGTGCAGCAGGAGAACGTTAAGCACACACCTGTGCAGATGAGGAACGCAGCAGAAGGCTTTCAAGGCTCGACAGAGTTGCCTCAGCAGATTGACTCTGGTTATATCACACAATCTCCAGCGATCCCGATGCCGTCACCATCCGCCAATGCGTTGgcaggccagcagcagaggtATTTAAGCCAGACAGGCACATCTGCTTTAACCCCGAGTCCTCCTTCGGCAAGAGACGTATTCTCCTCACCGCATTCCTCGGACCCTCAATCGATGCCCTCCTGGCATTCCGAATCTCTCAACACACCAGCATTCCAATACACTCCTGAACTCAGTGACCATCAAACATGGTGGTCGCCTATGCCCTCTGAGGTGGCACAGCGCCATGCTTCATATCAGCAGATGATCGCATCGCCGGCTCCACAGCGGCCAGTCCAAGCAGCTGCCAACCACGGAGACTTCCTGCAAGGAGGGCTTATGATCCAACTAGACCCTACACAATTCGATATATCTTCATCATTCCCTTCCTCTACCATTCCAACAACCGCCAACAACCACGACAACCTCGCCTACAATGTCGAAGCACATGCGCCCCAAAAATACGTCGACGCATCTTCTTTCAACACTCAGGCCGTTCCCCATCCCTCACGATCCCCATCCATATCACCAAAAGCGGACACTTCACCGCGGCATGGGTCTGCAAACCGCGATGGGATGGCAATGAAGAACGCTCCTCGCCGTCCTCACGGCCGCAAGTTGTCCGGACAGTCAACAAGTACACCCAAGCCTGTCAAGACTCCTAACAGTCTATCCACAAGCCCAAGAGGGGGCAAATCAGTCACAGTGTCGTTTGTCAACTTCACGGCAAACGACAGGCAGAAGATTCTTACGGGGGTTGCTCCGAGTGGCAGCTCCAAGACAAAGGCCAGACGCGAACAGGAAGCCCGCGACCGACGGCGCAAGCTAAGCGAGGCTGCGCTGCAGGCGGTGCGGAAAGCAGGCGGCGATGTAGAAGCCCTAGAGGCTGTCCTCTGCTAG
- a CDS encoding SDR family oxidoreductase (transcript_id=CADANIAT00008598), with product MNSHGEDRVAIIAGATSGIGADLARDLAARGWKIACIGRHREPGQTLLQTIPDGNARFFPADVSKYDEYANVFRQVRKLWGRIDALCANAGIVDTSSVYIYDWKNRSVDDIPPAPELDVVDINYKGVIYGTQLATHFMRHNPRPGGRIVVTGSIGAVFPHRSYPVYCGTKAAVNHFVRGVAPLLKEKESILINVVMPGIVSTPIVPPEMISAVTPECLTPVETVLKAYRVFLNDTTQMAGEALECSADKLIYHHLPEYGNGHITQRAVTVWEPLFRMLHGEDSHLPDAIP from the exons ATGAATTCACATGGAGAAGATCGTGTTGCCATTATTGCTGGAGCCACA TCTGGCATTGGAGCCGATCTTGCCCGGGATCTAGCCGCGCGTGGATGGAAGATTGCCTGTATAGGCCGACATCGTGAACCTGGGCAGACTCTTCTGCAGACGATCCCTGACGGTAATGCCCGGTTTTTCCCTGCGGACGTATCCAAGTACGATGAGTACGCGAATGTCTTCCGCCAAGTTCGCAAGCTCTGGGGCCGTATCGATGCACTATGCGCCAATGCGGGCATTGTCGATACTTCGTCCGTCTATATATACGACTGGAAGAACAGGAGCGTTGATGACATTCCTCCGGCCCCCGAGTTGGATGTCGTGGACATCAACTATAAGGGAGTAATCTACGGCACTCAATTGGCGACTCACTTCATGAGACATAATCCTCGACCTGGCGGTCGCATTGTGGTCACTGGCAGTATTGGAGCGGTCTTCCCGCATAGATCCTATCCCGTCTACTGCGGGACCAAGGCGGCAGTCAACCATTTTGTGCGCGGCGTGGCCCCGCTactgaaggaaaaggagagtATCCTGATCAACGTTGTGATGCCGGGCATCGTGTCCACCCCTATTGTTCCACCAGAGATGATCTCGGCCGTCACTCCCGAATG TCTGACCCCCGTCGAGACCGTCCTGAAGGCGTACCGAGTCTTCCTCAATGATACCACGCAAATGGCTGGCGAAGCCCTGGAGTGCTCCGCAGATAAACTGATCTACCATCACCTGCCCGAATACGGCAATGGGCATATCACGCAACGGGCTGTTACGGTGTGGGAACCGCTGTTCCGCATGCTGCATGGCGAAGACTCGCACCTACCGGACGCCATTCCGTGA
- a CDS encoding uncharacterized protein (transcript_id=CADANIAT00008599) — translation MNAHDLSRKSWESLSSTFSQLEISLSRDSCYASDEVSVTSAPPAATDTTKKILVATPTETPIPKSILKRPYADIEEDEESESGYASDSTNADGIFEEFDDDMCDDVDWDDTESSCVEDIESFDGSFISFESSVRFDTNVQYIEPSEYQEDESSDAGMTSHELMELARASYPNKSHEETYSGAETSDIDDASHEAIADSIEQLPEHTGDLLDLDKRLFVAYMNGINGIANHEYKARLRARVADFKSGLAPSPFLDLDSANALYLDTVLSHVIGTFRNIVVKDEFFELVRASGETVHIPQGTRLNQDIFDKIERLLCERLTGDGVDIGPDELSFFASGVAYALENWRCYSVITP, via the coding sequence ATGAACGCCCATGACTTGAGCAGAAAGTCTTGGGAGTCACTTTCTTCGACTTTTTCGCAGCTCGAGATATCGCTTTCTCGTGACAGCTGCTATGCTTCAGATGAAGTGTCTGTAACCTCTGCTCCACCTGCTGCCACTGATACGACGAAGAAAATATTGGTTGCTACCCCGACTGAGACTCCTATTCCGAAGTCCATACTGAAAAGGCCATACGccgacattgaagaagacgaagagtcGGAGTCTGGCTATGCCTCAGATTCTACAAACGCCGATGGCATCTTTGAGGAATTCGACGACGACATGTGCGACGATGTCGATTGGGACGACACTGAGTCCAGCTGTGTCGAAGACATTGAGTCTTTTGATGGCTCGTTTATATCATTTGAATCTTCGGTACGCTTTGACACCAACGTGCAGTATATCGAGCCATCAGAGTATCAAGAGGATGAAAGCTCCGATGCGGGCATGACAAGTCACGAATTAATGGAACTGGCACGAGCGTCTTACCCAAACAAGTCTCATGAGGAAACGTACAGCGGTGCGGAAACCAGCGATATTGACGACGCCAGCCACGAAGCTATCGCTGATTCTATTGAGCAACTTCCAGAGCATACCGGcgatcttcttgaccttgataaAAGGCTTTTCGTAGCCTACATGAACGGCATTAATGGAATTGCGAACCATGAATACAAAGCACGCCTTCGTGCTCGGGTTGCAGATTTCAAATCGGGTCTTGCCCCGTCGCCATTCTTGGACCTGGACAGCGCCAACGCACTTTATCTAGACACAGTACTCAGCCACGTCATCGGAACTTTTCGCAACATTGTGGTGAAAGATGAATTTTTCGAACTCGTCAGGGCTAGTGGCGAGACCGTGCATATTCCTCAGGGAACAAGGCTCAATCAGGATATATTTGACAAAATCGAGCGCCTGCTATGTGAACGGTTGACCGGCGACGGCGTAGACATCGGCCCTGATGAGTTGAGCTTTTTTGCCAGCGGCGTCGCCTACGCGCTCGAGAACTGGAGGTGCTACAGCGTCATTACGCCGTAG
- a CDS encoding uncharacterized protein (transcript_id=CADANIAT00008600) has translation MQHIRGPEPEFGTTLSLSRSRSRSRSASISSDSQLSLIHLAPPSVNPPPSFIAPASASQIITSDQEFNAADFVADENDDSGALVTPEALSALNGFLDHLVLNILAAAKSTQLAAIRPAVADVLKPRLANLVVSVADEELSEYLGDEEDEQSEFRGGQSPEGEFDLIRTWKLTRLRCMVYTRLGDLEEDDEEEYIAQEGLVDEEGAPRRFTNHIGNITPAAAIFLTSIIEHIGEQALVIAGETARSRLSPKLVVECDENEDGVGKERGSMNRLVVEELDVEKLALNPTLGRLWRTWRKRTRTPNLSRLASRDSLRRRGTVAGTIGMNSRKSSFSITEDPLSPPLEEPQSESQSEAQVEAQPEAQPEIDPVSIPLPMGENDVEEIENEDFPDFDTAEIRTMQAVVAHKVRPQSLMVLTLQSPKSPSSHTGSPITPISARSAPPLSRHARSRSLPSPTCPSEAPEVDPAYPVPRRPSPAASEERRRLDTMYEHEEREEAETVKEDKGRKLAGLTTELKPEQTPPSNLPDDVADNVTKGVIASAAKVATSQAADTESPSIEPETEVIEGQGTVQKPSPVQRPKRNPSKDATRNSDRQATPASSSDVESLPKKQSEEVPIPVAPTEPSVSLPPTSAREVRPSLDSVRGSRPASNSSDSVHSSFSRAQRPSALNLTSGSQRSATSSVSSSVTERAAVQRIPARPSTSSASSPHPSIVPKSRRSGSFSSNREKRPMTAGSTTSQKLKGLINRSEEPNPRRDSEGMTRRFTLLSRQKVSEKWIKPTAQRPNTVESANGSVDTSRPMVSPRSQPSPKSRASEKPRPAPIQVPRANTPQKSKVIQARDARPVYESSSDLAQFIRNSGPASPPILNKSVSRQSSDAQLSRRSSRAESAMSGSTRGPRLQAKPPALPKSETNSTSDLIDFIREGPPTAGARRIPRTVAPFRSTMDSDDLAYEHGATPSITSTQGESTTTKSLASVGSHTRLIDSSNKASTNTRIGSTKPPSSSAGQIPVEDDPRPKRAQRRVPDPYALDWDDEELEAMLEEEEEKKNPKPKRDEESLIDFLRNVPPPPEPEQPQPIVAPRTKTPNGGSSSMKARLLRSASSEKGPTLKGPSTKSSQTSLRQQSDQYSKRPSNYTVKSSDAMYGLASVSERQTDTSALADFLRNTGPPSPAPPQGPSKDTSFARRFFVRRKKVEA, from the exons ATGCAGCACATCAGAGGGCCAGAGCCCGAATTCGGCACAACGCTCTCGCTCTCACGCTCGCGATCTCGCTCCCGTAGCGCCAGTATCTCCAGCGATTCACAACTCTCCCTTATCCATCTCGCCCCGCCCTCTGTTAATCCGCCTCCGTCCTTCATCGCACCGGCGTCGGCGTCTCAGATTATCACGTCAGATCAGGAGTTCAACGCTGCGGATTTTGTAGCTGACGAAAATGATGATTCTGGCGCCCTCGTTACTCCTGAGGCGTTATCCGCTCTCAATGGGTTCCTTGACCACCTGGTTCTCAACATTCTAGCAGCTGCAAAGTCGACACAGTTGGCCGCGATTCGacctgctgttgctgatgtaCTGAAACCCCGACTAGCGAACCTGGTTGTGTCCGTAGCCGACGAGGAGTTGAGCGAGTATcttggagatgaggaggacgaacAGTCTGAGTTCCGTGGCGGCCAAAGCCCAGAGGGTGAATTCGACCTCATTCGCACCTGGAAGTTGACGCGCCTGCGTTGTATGGTGTACACACGCCTTGGCGACttggaggaagacgacgaagaggagtATATCGCCCAGGAAGGTCTTGTCGATGAGGAAGGTGCGCCTCGACGATTCACGAATCATATCGGCAACATCACTCCTGCTGCCGCCATCTTTCTGACCTCCATCATCGAGCACATTGGTGAACAGGCGCTTGTAATTGCAGGCGAAACAGCAAGGTCTCGACTCTCACCTAAGCTCGTGGTTGAATGTGATGAAAATGAGGATGGCGTCGGTAAAGAGAGGGGGAGCATGAACCGGCTGGTAGTGGAAGAGCTCGATGTTGAAAAGCTGGCATTGAATCCGACGCTTGGACGGCTATGGCGGACGTGGAGGAAACGTACTCGCACGCCGAACCTTTCTCGGCTGGCATCTCGCGACTCTCTACGACGACGTGGCACTGTCGCTGGCACTATCGGTATGAACAGTAGGAAGAgcagcttctccatcactGAGGATCCGCTTTCGCCCCCGCTGGAGGAGCCTCAGTCTGAGTCTCAGTCTGAAGCTCAGGTTGAAGCCCAGCCCGAAGCCCAGCCGGAGATTGACCCAGTATCTATTCCTCTACCAATGGGCGAGAACGATGTCGAAGAGATTGAAAATGAGGACTTCCCAGACTTCGACACCGCTGAGATCCGAACTATGCAAGCTGTTGTTGCCCACAAAGTACGCCCACAGAGTTTGATGGTTCTCACTTTACAATCCCCTAAATCGCCATCTTCACATACTGGCTCGCCCATCACTCCTATCTCCGCCCGCAGTGCCCCTCCGCTCTCCCGTCATGCTAGATCGCGATCTCTACCAAGCCCGACTTGCCCGTCTGAGGCTCCAGAGGTCGACCCGGCTTACCCGGTTCCTCGTAGACCATCGCCTGCGGCTTCTGAAGAGCGAAGGCGCCTTGACACAATGTATGAACATGAGGAGCGTGAGGAGGCCGAGACtgtcaaagaagacaaaggtCGCAAGCTTGCGGGTCTGACTACAGAACTCAAGCCCGAACAGACACCTCCGTCAAATCTGCCTGATGACGTAGCTGATAACGTTACGAAAGGAGTCATTGCTTCCGCTGCTAAAGTCGCGACGAGCCAAGCAGCTGACACCGAAAGTCCTTCAATTGAACCAGAAACTGAAGTCATCGAAGGCCAAGGTACCGTGCAAAAGCCATCTCCCGTACAACGACCGAAGCGGAATCCAAGCAAGGATGCTACGCGTAACAGTGACCGACAAGCTACCCCTGCATCGTCGAGCGATGTTGAGAGCCTTCCCAAAAAGCAAAGTGAAGAAGTACCCATACCCGTGGCCCCCACGGAACCAAGTGTGAGCCTGCCTCCCACTTCGGCTCGTGAGGTTCGTCCATCGCTGGACAGTGTTCGAGGATCGAGACCTGCTTCCAATTCCAGTGATAGTGTACACTCGAGCTTCTCGCGTGCCCAACGCCCGAGTGCGCTCAACTTAACAAGTGGTAGCCAGCGCTCTGCAACATCGTCAGTCTCAAGCTCGGTAACAGAGCGTGCGGCTGTGCAGCGTATCCCAGCGCGACCGTCGACTTCCTCGGCATCATCGCCGCATCCCTCAATCGTTCCAAAATCTCGCCGATCTGGCAGCTTCAGTAGTAATCGGGAAAAGCGCCCAATGACTGCCGGGTCTACCACAtcccagaagctgaaaggcCTCATCAACCGGTCGGAAGAACCGAACCCGAGGCGCGATTCAGAAGGAA TGACGAGACGCTTCACTTTACTCTCACGCCAAAAAGTGTCCGAGAAATGGATAAAGCCAACAGCCCAAAGGCCAAACACTGTTGAATCGGCAAATGGCTCAGTCGATACAAGCCGACCGATGGTATCACCTAGAAGTCAACCTTCTCCCAAGTCAAGGGCTTCCGAGAAGCCCAGGCCTGCGCCCATTCAAGTGCCTCGTGCGAATACGCCACAGAAGTCGAAAGTAATACAAGCTCGCGACGCTCGTCCTGTTTATGAGTCGAGCTCCGATCTTGCGCAATTTATTCGCAATTCCGGCCCCGCAAGTCCCCCAATCCTCAACAAGTCAGTCAGTCGCCAGTCCTCCGATGCGCAGTTGTCAAGGAGATCTTCTCGGGCCGAGAGCGCCATGTCGGGCTCGACTCGGGGGCCCAGACTGCAAGCGAAACCTCCAGCGCTTCCTAAGTCTGAAACAAACTCGACGTCCGATCTGATTGACTTCATCCGTGAAGGTCCACCTACCGCTGGAGCACGCCGCATTCCGCGCACAGTCGCGCCATTCCGCAGCACTATGGACTCGGACGATCTTGCATATGAGCATGGTGCCACCCCGTCGATTACCAGCACCCAGGGTGAATCCACAACCACCAAGTCCCTGGCTTCAGTTGGCTCGCACACCAGGCTTATTGATTCATCAAATAAAGCAAGTACAAACACAAGGATAGGGTCGACGAAACCGCCCTCTAGCTCCGCAGGTCAAATACCTGTTGAAGACGATCCTCGTCCTAAGCGAGCACAGCGCCGAGTGCCCGACCCCTACGCTTTAGATTgggatgatgaggagctaGAAGCgatgctggaagaggaagaggagaagaagaacccCAAGCCAAAACGCGATGAGGAAAGCCTAATAGACTTCCTTCGCAATGTACCTCCCCCCCCTGAGCCAGAACAGCCGCAACCGATTGTTGCCCCACGTACGAAAACACCAAACGGCGGCTCATCTTCGATGAAGgctcgccttctccgcaGCGCCTCCTCCGAGAAGGGTCCCACTTTGAAAGGCCCGTCAACCAAGTCTTCACAAACATCATTGCGCCAGCAGTCAGATCAGTACTCCAAGAGACCGTCCAACTATACGGTTAAGTCGTCGGACGCCATGTACGGCTTGGCGTCTGTCTCGGAGCGACAGACAGACACTAGCGCGTTGGCAGACTTTCTGCGGAACACAGGGCCTCCCTCGCCCGCTCCGCCCCAGGGGCCATCCAAGGACACGAGCTTTGCCCGTCGTTTCTTCGTTCGGCGTAAGAAGGTCGAAGCCTAA
- a CDS encoding GPI anchored serine-threonine rich family protein (transcript_id=CADANIAT00008601) — MHLISSLSLFLAFALSALAMTITSPKSTNQKVDFSKPFTIRWTTVPSDPKQFTITLVNMDGHNVDQDLAVDVDASEEEYTIDKIEDIPIANNYQINFRSTEKNNMGILAQSPRFNVTKVAEDEETAEPTANATRTQSNMAPTETDANGAGRAMGVFSGSVAMAGVMALAVFAL, encoded by the exons ATGCATCTTATCAgctccctctctctcttcctcgcctttgcACTATCTGCATTGG CCATGACCATAACCTCTCCCAAGTCAACTAACCAGAAAGTCGACTTCAGCAAGCCGTTCACAATCCGCTGGACTACGGTTCC CTCCGACCCCAAGCAGTTCACCATCACGCTGGTCAATATGGACGGGCACAACGTGGATCAGGATCTCGCTGTTGACGTTGATGCATCTGAGGAGGAGTACACCATTGATAAAATCGAGGATATTCCTATCGC AAACAACTACCAAATCAACTTCCGCTCCACCGAGAAGAACAACATGGGTATTTTGGCTCAAAGCCCCAGGTTCAACGTGACTAAGGTcgcggaggatgaggagaccG CCGAGCCCACTGCCAACGCCACCAGAACACAATCTAACATGGCCCCGACAGAGACAGACGCGAATGGAGCTGGACGTGCGATGGGCGTCTTTTCCGGATCTGTTGCCATGGCGGGTGTAATGGCGTTGGCTGTTTTCGCCTTGTGA
- a CDS encoding uncharacterized protein (transcript_id=CADANIAT00008602), which translates to MKVQLATILIGLCGATLAAPTHVQQEKRLWPFHFPGEDHESGAEPSLPLPCYPFPNESDDPTGSDFPRFFPRPPFDERCGESPLDSMSEGEDSPLGTISNDGEGLPWQLSGEDEQDNESQGLMGGGKLGMEEENDIGGNDNEI; encoded by the coding sequence ATGAAGGTTCAACTTGCCACTATCCTCATCGGCCTCTGCGGCGCTACCCTTGCGGCGCCCACCCACGTCCAGCAGGAGAAACGGCTGTGGCCATTCCACTTCCCCGGAGAGGACCACGAGTCAGGAGCAGAGCCATCGCTGCCTTTGCCATGCTATCCTTTCCCAAACGAGTCCGACGATCCAACCGGAAGCGACTTTCCCCGGTTCTTCCCAAGGCCCCCATTTGATGAAAGATGTGGTGAATCTCCTCTAGACAGCATGAGTGAGGGCGAAGACTCTCCCCTAGGCACTATCTCTAATGATGGAGAAGGGCTTCCTTGGCAGCTGTCTGGTGAGGATGAGCAGGACAACGAGTCCCAAGGCCTGATGGGAGGGGGGAAGTTGggaatggaggaagagaacgacATTGGAGGGAATGACAACGAGATCTGA
- a CDS encoding Smr domain protein (transcript_id=CADANIAT00008603) produces MVENNEATLKELEKSYCPPLDAALITAIALDYDLADQVQLQQLREALDALALTAWEQDDLPFDPSGTSGLNSSSELGLSQADTNTNPSRATDTTSEFSSLSLSDRSQSTCSPGLTYTTGPDERPLLSGDPEENKILYLCEMFPNTERFTIEYTLRKSNGDVDRAMDELLNFAFLKNESPNAVPKGVEGFGNEDAGRKKSRKRKGKNKHGRNQDSGLTVSLDSELVLQDSSNTVNKWDAAQKDVDFICARTFPTLTRETVTSTYHANGASLSATIHFLANSNAPKDKSSIDKHPVMVRQVDELMQDFPDIAPEILAGLLVITRDSISAAHELAKAYMTNPAPRSAVELIKFTSSPPPHEVEEVPKRRTADSRSYEQATASAGYHSYAATEALTKASAAYRRGKSDRLMGGAAAYYSAVGREHLERAKREAAASADALVSQQSSWNELDLHGVSVQDAVRIANERVGIWWESLGDSKYMRGSDGDVARGGYRIITGMGRHSHDGTSRIGPAVAKSLARGGWRVEVDQGFLRVVGVVRRR; encoded by the exons ATGGTTGAGAACAATGAGGCTACGTTGAAA GAACTAGAAAAAAGTTATTGCCCACCTCTCGATGCTGCTTTGATTACCGCAATTGCTCTCGACTATGACCTTGCGGACCAGGTGCAACTTCAGCAACTTCGCGAGGCGCTTGACGCCCTCGCACTTACGGCATGGGAACAAGATGATCTACCATTCGATCCTTCGGGGACAAGCGGCCTGAACTCAAGCAGTGAGCTAGGACTATCCCAGGCTGACACAAATACAAACCCGTCGCGAGCGACCGATACCACAAGCGAATTCTCGTCTCTTAGTCTGAGCGACAGGAGCCAATCGACGTGTTCTCCAGGATTGACATACACTACAGGCCCAGATGAGAGACCATTGTTATCTGGCGACCCAGAGGAGAATAAGATACTATATCTATGTGAAATGTTTCCTAACACTGAACGTTTCACGATCGAGTATACACTGAGAAAGTCAAACGGAGACGTCGATCGGGCCATGGATGAGTTGCTCAACTTCGCTTTCCTAAAAAATGAGTCGCCTAATGCCGTACCGAAAGGCGTCGAAGGCTTTGGGAATGAAGATGCTGGCCGAAAGAAGAGTCGCAAGCGCAAAGGGAAAAATAAGCACGGTCGAAACCAAGATTCAGGATTAACCGTCAGTCTTGACAGTGAGCTTGTGTTGCAAGATTCCAGCAATACAGTCAACAAGTGGGACGCTGCTCAGAAGGATGTTGACTTCATCTGTGCCCGGACTTTTCCTACCCTCACCAGGGAAACGGTCACGTCGACATACCACGCAAATGGGGCCTCTTTGTCTGCTACTATCCATTTTCTAGCGAATTCAAATGCGCCTAAGGACAAATCGAGCATTGATAAACATCCGGTCATGGTCCGCCAAGTCGACGAGTTGATGCAGGATTTCCCGGACATCGCACCAGAAATCCTTGCTGGTTTACTTGTAATCACGAGAGATTCAATTTCGGCTGCACACGAGTTGGCAAAGGCCTACATGACAAACCCGGCACCAAGATCTGCTGTTGAACTGATCAAGTTTACAAGCTCGCCCCCTCCAcatgaagttgaagaagtACCCAAGCGCCGGACTGCCGACTCAAGATCATATGAGCAGGCGACCGCTTCCGCAGGGTACCACTCCTATGCTGCAACAGAGGCGCTTACGAAGGCTTCGGCTGCCTACAGACGCGGCAAGTCTGATAGACTGATGGGAGGAGCTGCCGCTTATTATTCAGCGGTTGGCCGTGAACACCTTGAGCGTGCGAAGAGGGAGGCAGCCGCCTCGGCTGATGCTCTTGTCAGCCAACAGTCATCGTGGAACGAGCTTGACTTGCACGGCGTTTCCGTACAGGATGCAGTCCGCATAGCGAACGAGCGCGTGGGAATATGGTGGGAATCGCTTGGGGATTCCAAGTACATGAGGGGCAGCGACGGCGACGTTGCTCGCGGAGGTTATCGCATCATCACTGGCATGGGACGGCACAGTCACGACGGGACTTCGCGCATCGGCCCAGCGGTCGCGAAGTCATTAGCGCGCGGAGGGTGGAGAGTAGAGGTTGACCAGGGTTTTTTGAGGGTAGTAGGAGTTGTTCGGCGTCGCTAA